A portion of the Roseovarius sp. SCSIO 43702 genome contains these proteins:
- a CDS encoding phenylacetate--CoA ligase family protein, translating into MNQFFDELETRSADARATDIAKALPDQIARAKALPGYAGRLDDVDPDAIMSVEALADLPVLRKSDLGAAQKNATPFGGLTARAANGFAHVFQSPGPIYEPGGDAHDWWRMGRFLHACGIGRGDIVQNCFGYHLTPAGMIFENGARAVGATVLPAGTGQTELQARAAHDVGTTAYAGTPDYLKVILDKADELGFDLSITKAAVGGGALFPSLRQEYADRGILCLQSYATADLGSIAYESAAQEGLVIDEGVIVEIVTPGTGNPVRPGEVGEIVVTTLNPDYPLVRFATGDLSAMMDGQSPCGRTNSRIKGWMGRADQTTKIKGMFVRPEQVAALVARHEEIARARVIARREGEMDIMCVQIESDCTDADRYAGSVADALKMKGRIEIVAPGSLPNDGKVIEDQRSYD; encoded by the coding sequence ATGAACCAATTCTTCGACGAACTCGAAACGCGGAGCGCGGATGCGCGCGCGACCGACATCGCCAAGGCGCTGCCCGACCAGATCGCTCGCGCCAAGGCCCTTCCGGGATATGCCGGGCGACTTGACGACGTTGACCCGGACGCGATCATGAGCGTGGAAGCGCTGGCCGATCTTCCGGTGCTGCGGAAATCCGACCTGGGCGCCGCGCAAAAGAACGCCACCCCCTTCGGTGGCTTGACCGCGCGTGCCGCGAACGGATTCGCGCATGTCTTCCAAAGCCCCGGTCCGATCTATGAGCCGGGTGGCGACGCGCATGACTGGTGGCGCATGGGCCGGTTCCTGCATGCCTGTGGTATCGGGCGCGGCGATATCGTGCAGAACTGCTTCGGCTACCATCTGACCCCGGCCGGCATGATCTTCGAGAACGGCGCGAGGGCCGTGGGGGCCACGGTGCTGCCCGCCGGCACGGGACAGACGGAGCTGCAGGCGCGCGCCGCGCATGACGTGGGCACGACCGCCTACGCGGGCACGCCCGATTACCTCAAGGTCATCCTCGACAAGGCCGATGAGCTGGGTTTCGACCTCTCGATCACCAAGGCCGCCGTGGGCGGCGGCGCACTTTTCCCGTCGCTGCGGCAGGAATACGCGGACCGGGGCATCCTTTGCCTGCAATCCTATGCCACGGCCGACCTGGGCAGCATCGCCTATGAAAGCGCCGCGCAGGAAGGGCTCGTCATCGACGAAGGAGTGATCGTCGAGATCGTCACCCCCGGCACCGGCAACCCGGTCAGGCCGGGAGAGGTCGGCGAGATCGTGGTGACGACGCTCAACCCCGACTATCCGCTCGTCCGATTCGCCACGGGCGATCTCAGCGCCATGATGGACGGGCAAAGCCCATGCGGGCGGACCAACAGCCGCATCAAGGGATGGATGGGTCGGGCCGATCAGACCACCAAGATCAAGGGAATGTTCGTGCGTCCCGAGCAGGTCGCCGCCCTTGTGGCGCGGCACGAGGAGATCGCGCGCGCTCGCGTGATCGCACGGCGCGAGGGCGAGATGGACATCATGTGCGTCCAGATCGAAAGCGACTGCACCGATGCGGATCGCTATGCCGGGTCGGTCGCCGATGCGCTCAAGATGAAGGGCCGGATCGAGATCGTGGCCCCGGGCAGCCTTCCCAACGACGGCAAGGTAATCGAGGATCAGCGCAGCTATGACTGA
- the flgK gene encoding flagellar hook-associated protein FlgK, protein MSLTSALTNALSGLTANSRAASVVASNLANLHTPGYGRREIVLSADGVARTGGVRVEGISRRMNQSVLADRRVADGAVSGSRTSAAFFRRIEQAVGTPDQPGSLTARLAAFEASLTTAASRPDLPERLDAVGARAGELARTFRAVSTEIQGQRESAEAAIATSVATLNRSLEQVSDLNSEIQAALRGGFDHSALEDQRQVVIDRISSIVPVRETAREDGAVGLVSTGGAILLDRRPARFDFTPANAIVADMTVTGGGLSQVLVNGEPVPTGGKGGPLRGGELAALFEIRDTHAVAVQDALDAVARGLVERFAAPSVDATLTPGDPALFTDGGQPFDSADETGLASRLDLNALVDPDRGGASWRLRDGLGAAAPGQTGDASILAAMRDALAVRSPLGAPGAGGATASLAAHAAAMTSGIAQSRLTHDENSTIAASRQGELEAMLLTDGVDSDAETQRLLLIEQAYAANARMIEAVDQMMQALLRI, encoded by the coding sequence ATGTCCCTCACATCCGCCCTGACGAATGCCCTTTCGGGTCTCACCGCCAATTCCCGCGCGGCGAGCGTGGTGGCCTCGAACCTCGCAAATCTCCACACGCCGGGATACGGGCGCCGGGAAATCGTGCTTTCCGCCGATGGGGTTGCGAGGACCGGCGGGGTCAGGGTCGAGGGTATTTCCCGCAGGATGAACCAGTCCGTGCTGGCGGACCGGAGGGTGGCGGACGGGGCGGTGTCCGGGTCCCGCACCTCCGCGGCCTTCTTCCGGCGCATCGAACAGGCGGTCGGCACGCCCGACCAGCCCGGTTCGCTGACCGCGCGTCTCGCGGCGTTCGAGGCAAGCCTCACCACGGCCGCCAGCCGCCCGGACCTGCCCGAAAGGCTCGATGCGGTGGGGGCACGTGCGGGTGAACTTGCCCGGACCTTCCGGGCGGTCTCCACCGAGATCCAGGGTCAGCGCGAGAGTGCCGAAGCGGCCATCGCCACCTCGGTCGCCACGCTCAACCGATCGCTGGAGCAGGTCAGCGACCTCAACAGCGAGATCCAGGCGGCGCTGCGCGGCGGTTTCGATCATTCGGCGCTCGAGGACCAGAGACAGGTCGTAATCGACCGGATTTCGTCGATCGTGCCGGTGCGCGAAACCGCCCGCGAGGACGGTGCCGTGGGCCTTGTCTCGACCGGCGGCGCCATCCTTCTGGATCGCAGGCCAGCCCGTTTCGACTTCACGCCCGCGAACGCCATCGTTGCCGACATGACGGTCACCGGAGGCGGGCTGTCCCAGGTCCTCGTGAACGGGGAGCCAGTTCCCACGGGAGGCAAAGGCGGACCCCTGCGTGGGGGGGAGCTGGCCGCGCTTTTCGAGATACGCGACACCCATGCGGTAGCGGTTCAAGACGCACTCGACGCCGTTGCCCGGGGGCTTGTGGAGCGTTTCGCCGCGCCATCGGTCGATGCCACCTTGACGCCCGGTGACCCGGCGCTCTTCACCGATGGGGGCCAACCGTTCGACTCCGCGGACGAGACCGGCCTCGCATCGCGCCTGGATCTGAACGCGCTTGTCGACCCGGACCGGGGCGGCGCCTCCTGGCGTCTTCGCGACGGCCTCGGTGCCGCCGCGCCGGGACAGACGGGCGATGCCTCGATCCTTGCCGCCATGCGCGACGCGCTCGCGGTGCGCTCCCCGCTCGGAGCCCCGGGCGCCGGCGGCGCGACGGCGTCGCTTGCGGCCCATGCGGCCGCCATGACCTCGGGAATCGCACAAAGCCGCCTGACCCATGACGAGAATTCCACCATCGCCGCCTCGCGACAGGGCGAACTGGAAGCCATGCTCCTGACCGATGGTGTCGATTCGGACGCCGAGACGCAACGGCTGCTCCTGATCGAACAGGCCTATGCGGCAAATGCACGGATGATCGAAGCCGTGGATCAGATGATGCAAGCTCTATTGAGGATTTGA
- a CDS encoding flagellar motor protein MotB, which yields MSARSNAAPMIIKRKKVIAGGGHHGGAWKVAYADFVTAMMAFFLLMWLLNATTEKQRKGLADYFSPTVPISRVSGGGNGHFGGETVYAEDTLPKNGTGATREHVTEASVSRGETGLRKMSPGEAEEIRRKLDEALEGMAGESMVSRDLMRHIITRVTDEGLVVELFDLDGAYLFEPLTDEPTDLMNALLEIVTRLSALVENDMALAAHTRAEAGPLRENPVWNLSTARAHRSRLLMESAGADPSRIRRVTGHADRSPVTRDPMAVRNNRIEVTFLRS from the coding sequence ATGAGCGCGCGAAGCAATGCGGCGCCCATGATCATCAAGAGGAAAAAGGTGATCGCCGGTGGCGGGCACCATGGTGGCGCCTGGAAGGTCGCCTACGCCGATTTCGTGACCGCGATGATGGCATTCTTCTTGTTGATGTGGCTGCTGAACGCAACGACCGAGAAACAACGCAAGGGCCTGGCCGATTACTTCAGCCCGACCGTGCCCATCAGCCGGGTGTCGGGCGGCGGCAACGGCCATTTCGGCGGCGAGACCGTCTATGCCGAGGATACCCTGCCCAAGAACGGCACGGGTGCGACCCGCGAACACGTGACCGAGGCGAGTGTTTCGCGCGGAGAGACCGGGCTTCGAAAGATGTCGCCGGGCGAGGCCGAGGAAATCAGGCGAAAGCTGGACGAGGCGCTCGAGGGGATGGCCGGCGAAAGCATGGTCAGCCGCGATCTGATGCGGCACATCATCACGCGCGTCACCGACGAGGGGCTCGTGGTCGAACTCTTTGATCTCGACGGAGCCTACCTCTTCGAGCCACTGACCGACGAGCCGACCGACCTCATGAACGCCCTTCTCGAAATCGTCACGCGGTTGTCTGCCCTTGTCGAGAACGACATGGCGCTCGCTGCGCACACGCGGGCCGAGGCCGGCCCCCTGCGCGAGAACCCCGTCTGGAACCTGAGCACCGCGCGGGCGCATCGCAGCCGCCTGCTGATGGAAAGCGCGGGCGCCGACCCGTCCCGCATCAGGAGGGTGACGGGCCATGCGGATCGTTCGCCCGTGACCCGCGATCCGATGGCCGTGCGGAACAACCGGATCGAAGTGACATTCCTGCGATCCTGA
- a CDS encoding flagellin, whose amino-acid sequence MTFTSIGDLSQAMLTNRRNTSLKLRMNTLTQELSSGRTSDVARHLSGNLTRLGDIENRITTLTALRDTTREAETLTAGMQRALTPLRETATSVASAAFLVTGGAAHHQRAAAATMARGAIDDIVAALNLDIAGRALFAGAESGGRAVSGADALVAAARSAISGVTDTAGFDNALDGFFGPGGTFETSIYTGSTADAAPIRLGEGQSVQLGLRADDPAIRDLLRNMLSVALADAPEAILDHDSRARIVASAGEGLLADADTVIRLQSDLGYSEARIEEASVRVGAEIASLEMARNEMLGADPFDTASELEQVRFQLETLYAVTARTARLNLMSFLS is encoded by the coding sequence ATGACCTTCACCTCGATCGGCGACCTGTCCCAGGCCATGCTGACAAACCGCCGCAACACGTCGCTCAAGCTGCGGATGAACACCCTGACACAGGAACTGTCTTCCGGCCGGACAAGCGACGTCGCACGTCACCTTTCCGGCAATCTCACGCGGTTGGGCGATATCGAGAACCGGATCACCACCTTGACCGCCCTGCGTGACACCACGCGGGAGGCAGAAACGCTTACCGCCGGTATGCAGCGGGCGCTGACGCCGCTGCGCGAGACCGCGACATCCGTGGCATCCGCGGCGTTTCTCGTGACCGGGGGTGCAGCGCATCATCAGCGCGCGGCCGCCGCAACCATGGCGCGCGGCGCGATCGACGATATCGTCGCGGCACTTAATCTCGATATCGCCGGGCGCGCCCTTTTCGCAGGGGCCGAGAGCGGCGGTCGCGCCGTTTCGGGGGCCGATGCATTGGTGGCGGCGGCCAGGTCCGCGATTTCCGGGGTGACGGACACGGCCGGGTTCGATAACGCGCTCGATGGATTTTTCGGACCCGGAGGCACTTTCGAAACGTCGATCTACACCGGTTCCACCGCGGACGCCGCGCCGATTCGCCTTGGCGAAGGGCAGTCGGTGCAGCTTGGGCTGCGCGCCGACGACCCCGCGATCCGTGACCTGTTGCGCAACATGCTTTCGGTCGCGCTCGCCGACGCCCCCGAGGCAATCCTCGATCATGACAGTCGCGCGCGAATCGTCGCATCCGCGGGCGAGGGGCTTCTGGCCGACGCTGATACCGTCATTCGCTTGCAGTCCGACCTGGGATATTCGGAGGCCCGTATCGAGGAAGCCTCGGTTCGTGTCGGCGCCGAGATCGCAAGCCTCGAGATGGCGAGAAACGAGATGCTCGGCGCCGATCCCTTCGATACCGCGAGCGAGCTCGAGCAGGTGCGCTTCCAGCTCGAGACACTCTATGCGGTGACCGCGCGAACCGCGCGCCTCAACCTGATGAGCTTCCTGTCATGA
- a CDS encoding flagellar hook protein FlgE, whose amino-acid sequence MTISSSLNAGVAALSANATRLAAISDNIANSATYGYKRVETDFQSLVISRNGGSYSAGGVRSTTQRLIDEGGSLVTTSNPTDLAVRGRGFLPVAAASRVEVGNGGSQMLLTTTGSFRTDADGILKTDSGLVLLGWPANPDGTVPEFPRDTSDGLEPVQINVNQLTGEPTTSIRLGLNLPATETAATAAGNTQQLSVEYFDNLGKSENIMVDFAPTVPATGTSNQWTMVFRDSAQGNAIIGEYTLEFDDARASGGTLLNVGTVSGGTYDAGAGTVIVNVAGGPMEIDIGRLGGKDGLTQLSDSFAPLSISKDGSPVGNMTSAQVDENGFVHASFDTGITQIIYQVPLVDLPNPNGMVSFDKQTFMPSPDSGSFFLWDAGDGPTGDVVSFAREESATDVAGELTDMIQTQRAYSSNAKVIQTVDEMLQETTNIKR is encoded by the coding sequence ATGACCATTTCCTCCTCGTTGAATGCCGGAGTCGCGGCGCTGAGCGCGAATGCAACGCGACTGGCCGCCATCTCCGACAACATCGCGAATTCGGCGACCTATGGCTACAAAAGGGTCGAGACGGACTTTCAATCGCTGGTCATTTCCCGCAACGGCGGCAGTTACTCGGCGGGCGGCGTCCGCTCTACCACGCAACGCCTGATCGACGAGGGTGGCTCGCTCGTCACGACGTCGAATCCCACCGATCTCGCGGTGCGCGGACGCGGCTTTCTTCCGGTCGCCGCGGCCAGCCGGGTCGAAGTGGGCAATGGCGGCAGCCAGATGCTGCTGACGACGACCGGCTCGTTCCGGACCGATGCCGACGGGATTCTCAAGACCGACTCGGGCCTCGTCCTTCTCGGATGGCCGGCCAACCCCGACGGCACGGTGCCGGAGTTTCCCCGCGATACAAGTGATGGGCTCGAACCGGTGCAGATCAACGTCAACCAGTTGACCGGAGAGCCGACAACATCCATCCGGCTGGGGCTGAACCTGCCCGCGACGGAAACGGCGGCAACGGCGGCGGGCAACACGCAGCAGCTCTCGGTCGAGTATTTCGACAACCTGGGCAAGTCCGAGAACATCATGGTCGATTTCGCCCCGACGGTCCCGGCGACGGGCACCTCGAACCAATGGACGATGGTCTTTCGCGACTCGGCCCAGGGCAACGCGATCATCGGCGAATACACGCTCGAATTCGACGACGCGCGGGCCAGCGGGGGCACGCTTCTCAACGTGGGCACCGTATCGGGCGGCACCTACGATGCCGGCGCGGGCACGGTCATCGTCAATGTCGCCGGCGGTCCGATGGAGATCGACATCGGCAGACTCGGCGGCAAGGACGGGCTGACCCAGCTTTCCGACAGTTTCGCGCCGCTCTCGATCTCCAAGGACGGCTCGCCCGTGGGCAACATGACTTCGGCCCAGGTCGACGAGAACGGTTTCGTCCACGCCTCGTTCGATACCGGCATCACGCAGATCATCTACCAGGTGCCGCTTGTCGATCTGCCCAACCCGAACGGCATGGTCTCGTTCGACAAGCAGACATTCATGCCCTCACCCGACAGCGGGTCCTTCTTTCTCTGGGATGCGGGCGATGGGCCAACCGGCGATGTCGTGTCCTTCGCGCGCGAAGAATCGGCGACCGACGTGGCGGGCGAGCTGACGGACATGATCCAGACGCAGCGTGCCTATTCCTCCAATGCCAAGGTCATCCAGACCGTGGACGAGATGCTGCAGGAAACCACGAATATCAAGCGCTGA